One region of Catenuloplanes indicus genomic DNA includes:
- a CDS encoding LOG family protein yields MPTPPPRDVLDFHDHTESEVETRAELDRHLATGSLAHLAVLGLALDEDPPDLSGVELTRTLFLGCRFASADVAADLIRRGASVVPALRELPYPTHPARLYTAEDVCAGFPEHGFDGMYDTVVYRHFRANGGAVPQVREALAQRLHDHGIDNALAYDTHAWLAGHGAASVVGVMGGHAVARGSEPYRLAATLGRELARRDRLVVTGGGPGVMEAANLGAYLATRPEADLAEAIDTLATAPDFMDHGPFTEAALAVREKFTPDPAAHWALRGGLSVPTWLYGHEPANLFAGRVAKYFSNAIREDQILRLCRGGLVFAPGRAGTVQEVFQAATKTFYGTDGPSGAYIFLDRTFWTETLPVQTLLAPLFAQSPHGDLTHTIHLTDDVHHAVEILTA; encoded by the coding sequence GTGCCGACTCCTCCGCCGCGTGACGTCCTCGATTTCCACGACCACACCGAGTCCGAGGTGGAGACGCGCGCCGAGCTCGACCGCCATCTCGCCACCGGCTCGCTGGCCCACCTGGCCGTGCTCGGACTGGCACTGGACGAGGACCCGCCGGATCTCTCCGGCGTCGAGCTGACCCGCACGCTGTTCCTGGGCTGCCGGTTCGCGTCCGCCGACGTGGCCGCAGACCTGATCCGGCGCGGCGCGTCCGTGGTACCGGCGCTGCGCGAGCTGCCCTACCCGACGCACCCGGCCCGGCTCTACACGGCCGAGGACGTCTGCGCCGGCTTCCCGGAGCACGGCTTCGACGGCATGTACGACACCGTGGTCTACCGGCACTTCCGGGCGAACGGCGGCGCGGTGCCCCAGGTCCGCGAGGCGCTCGCGCAGCGCTTGCACGACCACGGCATCGACAACGCGCTCGCCTACGACACGCACGCCTGGCTGGCCGGGCACGGCGCGGCGTCGGTGGTCGGCGTGATGGGCGGCCACGCGGTCGCGCGTGGCTCGGAGCCGTACCGGCTGGCCGCCACGCTCGGCCGGGAGCTGGCCCGGCGCGACCGCCTGGTGGTCACCGGTGGTGGTCCCGGCGTGATGGAGGCCGCGAACCTCGGCGCCTACCTGGCCACCCGCCCCGAGGCCGACCTGGCCGAGGCGATCGACACGCTGGCCACCGCGCCGGACTTCATGGACCACGGCCCGTTCACCGAGGCCGCGCTCGCGGTCCGGGAGAAGTTCACCCCCGACCCGGCGGCGCACTGGGCGCTCCGCGGCGGCCTCTCCGTCCCGACCTGGCTCTACGGCCACGAGCCGGCCAACCTGTTCGCCGGCCGGGTGGCGAAGTACTTCAGCAACGCGATCCGGGAGGACCAGATCCTTCGCCTCTGCCGGGGCGGCCTGGTCTTCGCGCCCGGTCGCGCCGGCACGGTCCAGGAGGTCTTCCAGGCCGCCACCAAGACCTTCTACGGAACCGACGGCCCCAGCGGCGCCTACATCTTCCTCGACCGCACGTTCTGGACCGAGACCCTTCCGGTCCAGACCCTGCTCGCCCCGCTGTTCGCCCAGTCCCCGCACGGCGACCTGACCCACACCATCCACCTCACCGACGACGTCCACCACGCCGTGGAAATCCTCACCGCTTAG
- a CDS encoding FAD-dependent oxidoreductase: protein MTLSPYVSTAYLSPPPQDELVELPPRRARRAGRTNVLVVGGGPAGIGAALGAAATGMRVTLAERYGFLGGNATAALVMPLTSFHNEMKQAVGGDDTRLLPTDHGEGEPVVGGVLWTMLDRLHQMGGVIKPSPETGYTVPFDPELFKLTAYELLAEAGVHMLLHSFASDVIDLPDGVRVVFEGKSGPIVIDADVVVDCTGDGDLAAAAGAPYEIGRPEDGLTQPMTLMFRMGRFNHEGFNGYVREHPDQWRGVYGLWDLIREATEAGELDLTREDLLFFATPYDDEVAVNSTRVTGVLGTSVFDLTRAELMAHEQMAQIVRFLRRRVPGFEQSYAIQSGVQVGVRETRRIQGEYTLTGDDVLTARKFDDVIARGAYPVDIHNPTGRGTVLKRLPQGTSYDIPLRCLLPRGTDRLLVAGRAISGDHVAHSSYRVMPISMATGQAAGVAAALASRDGKPPRDLSVDAIQRELRHQRASLS, encoded by the coding sequence ATGACGTTGTCGCCGTACGTGTCGACCGCATACCTCTCCCCTCCCCCGCAGGACGAGCTCGTCGAGTTGCCGCCCCGCCGTGCCCGCCGCGCCGGCCGCACGAACGTGCTGGTAGTCGGCGGCGGGCCGGCCGGCATCGGCGCGGCGCTCGGTGCGGCCGCGACCGGCATGCGGGTGACGCTGGCCGAGCGGTACGGCTTCCTCGGCGGCAACGCGACCGCCGCGCTGGTGATGCCGCTGACCAGCTTCCACAACGAGATGAAACAGGCGGTCGGCGGCGACGACACCCGGCTGCTGCCGACCGACCACGGCGAGGGCGAGCCGGTCGTCGGCGGCGTGCTCTGGACCATGCTCGACCGGCTGCACCAGATGGGCGGCGTGATCAAGCCGAGCCCGGAGACCGGCTACACCGTGCCGTTCGACCCGGAGCTGTTCAAACTCACCGCGTACGAGTTGCTGGCCGAGGCCGGTGTGCACATGCTGCTGCACTCGTTCGCGTCCGACGTGATCGACCTGCCGGACGGTGTCCGGGTGGTCTTCGAGGGCAAGTCCGGCCCGATCGTCATCGACGCGGACGTGGTCGTGGACTGCACCGGCGACGGCGACCTCGCGGCCGCGGCCGGTGCGCCCTACGAGATCGGCCGTCCCGAGGACGGCCTCACCCAGCCGATGACGCTCATGTTCCGGATGGGCAGGTTCAACCACGAAGGCTTCAACGGGTACGTACGGGAGCACCCCGACCAGTGGCGCGGCGTCTACGGCCTGTGGGACCTGATCCGGGAGGCCACCGAGGCCGGCGAGCTCGACCTCACCCGGGAGGATCTGCTCTTCTTCGCCACGCCGTACGACGACGAGGTCGCGGTCAACTCCACCCGCGTCACCGGCGTGCTCGGCACCAGCGTCTTCGACCTGACCCGGGCCGAGCTGATGGCGCACGAGCAGATGGCGCAGATCGTCCGCTTCCTGCGCCGCCGGGTGCCCGGCTTCGAGCAGTCCTACGCGATTCAGAGCGGCGTCCAGGTCGGCGTCCGGGAGACCCGGCGCATCCAGGGCGAATACACGCTGACCGGGGACGACGTGCTGACCGCCCGGAAGTTCGACGACGTGATCGCGCGCGGCGCCTACCCGGTCGACATCCACAACCCGACCGGGCGCGGCACCGTGCTGAAGCGCCTGCCGCAGGGCACGTCGTACGACATCCCGCTGCGCTGCCTGCTCCCCCGCGGCACCGACCGGCTGCTGGTCGCCGGGCGCGCGATCTCCGGTGACCACGTCGCGCACTCCTCGTACCGCGTCATGCCCATCTCGATGGCCACCGGCCAGGCCGCCGGCGTGGCCGCCGCGCTCGCCTCCCGCGACGGCAAGCCACCGCGCGACCTCTCCGTCGACGCGATCCAGCGCGAACTCCGCCACCAGCGCGCCAGTCTGTCCTGA
- a CDS encoding MinD/ParA family ATP-binding protein, with translation MHQPPVQPPGPVHHQQPPIVHQQHHPQYPPVHQQGVLPPVPPVAFPGPDLSVPEVTSTPPADGGDSTPPEDGQPANDGAAPRPDFPRPPTLERPPYPDPTTAPAFPSPNQPQPPWQQQIAHHQQGTAYPPVPFPPQEGQPPVPDTGWEPDAHEPTPTADDFARRRTMKPADPVAQMGVRAGLRHATFGLLSLAPGRREQEIKKDIDMVRRNFGGLRQVTIVNPKGGAGKTIAVLLLAMTFGQRRGGYVLAWDNNETQGTLGMRAQQDFHARTVRDMLRDLVSFQGASGRVGDLSQYVRAQGEGMFDVLASDESATAGEILTAEAFAEIRDVVSRFYKLIFVDTGNNVRAQNWQAAIDATDQLVVTMSARNDSAETAARMLDHLEQTGRQRLVRQAVTIVSSPSTKRDLDTEAIFRHFAARTRIVLSAPYERSVDTGEPIRYGTLSSATRDAWLKIAAAVAEGL, from the coding sequence ATGCATCAGCCGCCGGTGCAGCCGCCGGGGCCGGTGCACCACCAGCAGCCGCCGATCGTCCACCAGCAGCACCACCCGCAGTACCCACCGGTGCACCAGCAGGGCGTGCTCCCGCCCGTACCCCCGGTTGCTTTCCCGGGTCCTGATCTTTCGGTGCCCGAGGTGACGAGCACGCCGCCGGCCGACGGCGGCGACAGCACGCCGCCCGAGGACGGGCAGCCGGCGAACGACGGTGCCGCACCGCGGCCCGACTTCCCGCGCCCGCCCACGCTGGAGCGGCCGCCCTACCCGGACCCGACCACCGCGCCGGCGTTCCCGTCCCCGAACCAGCCGCAGCCGCCGTGGCAGCAGCAGATCGCCCACCACCAGCAGGGGACCGCGTACCCGCCGGTGCCGTTCCCGCCGCAGGAGGGCCAGCCGCCGGTGCCGGACACCGGCTGGGAGCCGGACGCGCACGAGCCGACGCCGACCGCGGACGACTTCGCGCGGCGCCGGACCATGAAGCCGGCCGACCCGGTCGCCCAGATGGGTGTGCGCGCCGGTCTGCGGCACGCCACGTTCGGCCTGCTCTCGCTGGCGCCGGGTCGGCGCGAGCAGGAGATCAAGAAGGACATCGACATGGTCCGCCGGAACTTCGGCGGGCTGCGGCAGGTCACCATCGTCAACCCGAAGGGCGGTGCCGGTAAGACCATCGCGGTGCTGCTGCTCGCCATGACGTTCGGCCAGCGGCGCGGCGGTTACGTGCTGGCCTGGGACAACAACGAGACCCAGGGCACGCTCGGCATGCGCGCGCAGCAGGACTTCCACGCGCGTACGGTCCGGGACATGCTCCGCGACCTGGTCAGCTTCCAGGGCGCGAGCGGCCGGGTCGGCGACCTGTCGCAGTACGTGCGGGCGCAGGGCGAGGGCATGTTCGACGTGCTCGCGTCCGACGAGTCCGCGACCGCGGGCGAGATCCTGACCGCGGAGGCGTTCGCCGAGATCCGCGACGTGGTCAGCCGGTTCTACAAGCTGATCTTCGTGGACACCGGTAACAACGTGCGCGCGCAGAACTGGCAGGCCGCGATCGACGCGACCGACCAGCTCGTGGTCACCATGTCGGCCCGTAACGACTCGGCGGAGACCGCGGCCCGGATGCTCGACCACCTGGAGCAGACCGGGCGGCAGCGGCTGGTCCGGCAGGCGGTGACGATCGTGTCGTCCCCGTCGACCAAGCGCGACCTGGACACCGAAGCGATCTTCCGGCACTTCGCGGCCCGGACCCGGATCGTGCTGTCCGCCCCGTACGAGCGGAGCGTCGACACCGGCGAGCCGATCCGTTACGGCACGCTCTCCTCCGCCACCCGCGACGCCTGGCTCAAGATCGCCGCAGCGGTCGCGGAAGGACTGTAG
- a CDS encoding HEAT repeat domain-containing protein, translating into MLDGLHEIDWAAMKHAYGPAEDTPAMLLAMRSPVAEERDAAIDRFYGSLHHQGDVYRSTTATLPFLFELATDPGTPDRAAVVTLLTSIAGEVVDFPYDDDGTEPIHDYAVHDYHGAAVVLRDRAETFVALATDPDPRVRVAAIPALGLIHADGTRAATVLRERLPAESDLVIRLAIVQAMGEVALRHPACAADVIAWLDALAADSGADAVTRLAAVVHRGRSAPDRIGDDAVPAAIRLLREVTPTWPWRGSPPPTPPTGDAPPEVVAMFDELDRMNRVFAPTTGLLRTFHDTLAGRVADRTALLTEQLRSTDPGTRLDALRMSCDLIGGWRGDHSTLIMRIAAHLDEENREVAAEAAVTLQHCAPLSAPARDALADAVARPGASAWFAADPQRRRAYQEAVRALALLGDVRAVPGLLVALDDDVDSWRAIQVAGALPGAADRLVPRLTARLAGLDPHEQHPDMSLGALLRALSELGDPAAVPAITGFLTRAARAERWSPVRTALIALRGFGPAAASALDAVRALTASSDTFLRLEAVAALWTIGRDPAEALPPLLDLLAADGDHAIMMIGASLAEIGPPAAAALPRLRELLDHRDAWVRLHAAAAIWGITGAPAPAPAPAPAPAPAPGAAPAPGAEAVPKSRREVVPKHRPEAAVVLDTLLAAWAQNGFSAPFVLTCLERMGPAAAPALPHLRAQLALPERYQLSSLAVRDDEKLQDALRALVARLG; encoded by the coding sequence ATGCTGGACGGACTGCACGAGATCGACTGGGCCGCGATGAAACACGCCTACGGCCCGGCGGAGGACACTCCCGCGATGCTGCTGGCGATGCGCTCGCCGGTGGCGGAGGAGCGGGACGCCGCGATCGACCGCTTCTACGGCAGCCTCCATCACCAGGGCGACGTCTACCGGAGCACGACCGCGACGCTCCCGTTCCTGTTCGAGCTGGCCACCGACCCTGGCACGCCGGACCGGGCCGCGGTCGTCACGCTGCTGACCAGCATCGCCGGTGAGGTCGTCGACTTCCCCTACGACGACGACGGCACCGAGCCGATCCATGACTACGCGGTCCACGACTACCACGGAGCGGCCGTCGTGCTGCGCGACCGGGCGGAGACATTCGTCGCGCTCGCCACCGACCCCGACCCACGCGTGCGCGTCGCCGCGATCCCCGCGCTCGGCCTGATCCACGCCGACGGCACCCGAGCCGCCACGGTGCTGCGCGAGCGGCTGCCAGCCGAGTCAGACCTGGTCATCCGGCTCGCGATCGTGCAGGCCATGGGCGAGGTCGCGCTGCGCCACCCGGCGTGTGCGGCGGATGTGATCGCCTGGCTGGACGCCCTCGCCGCCGACTCCGGCGCGGACGCCGTCACCAGGCTCGCGGCCGTGGTGCACCGGGGCCGGTCCGCGCCGGACCGGATCGGCGACGACGCCGTTCCGGCCGCGATCCGGCTACTGCGCGAGGTGACACCGACCTGGCCGTGGCGTGGCTCGCCGCCGCCCACGCCGCCGACCGGCGATGCCCCGCCGGAGGTCGTCGCGATGTTCGACGAGCTGGACCGGATGAACCGCGTGTTCGCGCCGACCACCGGCCTGCTCCGCACGTTCCACGACACGCTCGCCGGGCGGGTCGCCGATCGCACCGCGCTGCTCACCGAGCAGCTGCGCAGCACGGATCCGGGCACCCGGCTGGACGCACTCCGGATGAGCTGCGACCTGATCGGGGGCTGGCGCGGCGACCACTCGACGCTCATCATGCGGATCGCCGCCCACCTGGACGAGGAGAATCGCGAGGTCGCGGCCGAGGCCGCGGTGACGCTGCAACACTGCGCGCCGCTCTCCGCACCGGCCCGCGACGCGCTGGCCGATGCAGTCGCGCGGCCGGGTGCCAGCGCGTGGTTCGCGGCTGATCCGCAGCGCCGTCGTGCGTACCAGGAGGCGGTCCGGGCGCTGGCGCTGCTCGGTGATGTCCGTGCGGTGCCCGGTCTGCTGGTGGCGCTGGACGACGACGTGGACAGCTGGCGGGCGATTCAGGTCGCCGGTGCGCTGCCGGGTGCGGCGGACCGGCTCGTGCCGCGGCTGACCGCCCGGCTGGCCGGGCTCGACCCGCACGAGCAGCATCCGGACATGTCGCTCGGTGCGCTGCTGCGTGCGCTGTCCGAGCTGGGTGACCCGGCTGCGGTGCCCGCGATCACCGGCTTCCTGACCAGGGCGGCGCGTGCGGAGCGGTGGTCGCCCGTCCGCACGGCACTGATCGCGCTGCGCGGCTTCGGCCCGGCCGCCGCGTCCGCGCTCGACGCGGTCCGCGCGCTGACCGCGTCGAGCGACACGTTCCTGCGGCTGGAGGCGGTGGCCGCGCTGTGGACGATCGGCCGTGACCCGGCGGAGGCGCTCCCGCCGCTGCTGGACCTGCTCGCCGCGGACGGCGACCACGCGATCATGATGATCGGCGCGTCACTCGCCGAGATCGGGCCGCCCGCCGCGGCCGCGCTGCCCCGCCTGCGCGAGCTGCTGGATCACCGCGACGCCTGGGTGCGGCTGCACGCCGCCGCCGCGATCTGGGGCATCACCGGCGCACCCGCACCCGCACCCGCGCCTGCACCCGCACCCGCGCCTGCGCCGGGGGCCGCGCCCGCGCCGGGGGCCGAGGCCGTGCCCAAGTCCCGGCGCGAGGTGGTGCCCAAGCACCGGCCCGAGGCCGCAGTCGTGCTGGACACGCTGCTGGCGGCGTGGGCACAGAACGGCTTCTCGGCGCCGTTCGTCCTGACGTGTCTGGAGCGGATGGGTCCGGCCGCGGCGCCGGCTCTGCCGCACCTGCGCGCTCAGCTCGCGCTGCCGGAACGGTATCAGCTGTCGTCGCTCGCCGTCCGTGACGACGAGAAGCTGCAGGATGCCCTCCGCGCGCTGGTGGCGCGGCTGGGCTGA
- the purD gene encoding phosphoribosylamine--glycine ligase gives MRVLLIGSGGREHALAIGLAADPSVERLVAAPGNPGIAQLAELREVTATDPAAVAALAVEVGADLVVIGPEAPLVAGVADAVRAKGIATFGPSAAAARLEGSKTFAKDVMSAAGVPTARAFTCTTPAEAAAALDEFGVPYVVKDDGLAAGKGVVVTDDRDAALAHAAECGRVVIEEYLAGPEVSLFVVTDGEAALPLMPAQDFKRVGDGDAGPNTGGMGAYTPLPWAPAGLVDQVMAEVVAPTLAEMRERGTPFSGLLYVGLAITKAGPRVIEFNARFGDPETQVVLAMLTTPLAGLLRAAATGELAAHPPLTWRDGAAVTVVVASEGYPEAPRTGGVLTGAERPGVIHAGTKRRDDGALVSSGGRVVCATATGADLAAARTAAYALVEGIELAGSHHRTDIALAAAERRVTV, from the coding sequence GTGCGCGTACTTCTCATCGGTTCCGGAGGGCGTGAACACGCCCTCGCCATCGGCCTCGCGGCCGACCCCTCGGTCGAGCGGCTGGTCGCGGCGCCGGGCAACCCCGGCATCGCCCAGCTCGCCGAGCTGCGTGAGGTGACCGCGACCGACCCGGCGGCGGTCGCGGCGCTCGCCGTCGAGGTCGGCGCCGACCTGGTCGTGATCGGCCCGGAGGCGCCGCTGGTGGCCGGCGTGGCGGACGCGGTGCGGGCCAAGGGCATCGCCACGTTCGGCCCGTCCGCCGCGGCCGCGCGGCTGGAGGGCTCGAAGACGTTCGCCAAGGACGTGATGTCCGCGGCCGGTGTGCCGACCGCACGCGCGTTCACCTGCACCACGCCGGCCGAGGCCGCGGCCGCGCTGGACGAGTTCGGCGTGCCGTACGTGGTGAAGGACGACGGCCTCGCCGCGGGCAAGGGCGTCGTGGTCACGGACGACCGGGACGCGGCGCTCGCCCACGCGGCCGAGTGCGGCCGGGTCGTCATCGAGGAATACCTCGCTGGTCCCGAGGTCTCGCTCTTCGTGGTGACCGACGGCGAGGCCGCGCTGCCGCTGATGCCGGCCCAGGACTTCAAGCGCGTCGGCGACGGCGACGCCGGGCCGAACACCGGCGGCATGGGCGCCTACACGCCGCTGCCGTGGGCACCGGCCGGGCTGGTCGACCAGGTGATGGCCGAGGTGGTGGCCCCGACGCTGGCCGAGATGCGCGAGCGCGGCACGCCGTTCTCCGGCCTGCTCTACGTGGGCCTGGCGATCACCAAGGCCGGCCCGCGGGTGATCGAGTTCAACGCGCGCTTCGGCGACCCGGAGACCCAGGTCGTGCTGGCCATGCTGACCACGCCGCTGGCCGGGCTGCTGCGCGCGGCCGCGACCGGCGAACTGGCCGCGCACCCGCCGCTGACCTGGCGGGACGGCGCCGCGGTGACCGTGGTGGTGGCGTCCGAGGGCTACCCGGAGGCGCCGCGGACCGGTGGCGTGCTGACCGGCGCGGAACGGCCCGGCGTGATCCACGCGGGCACGAAGCGGCGGGATGACGGCGCACTGGTCTCCTCCGGCGGCCGGGTGGTCTGCGCAACCGCCACCGGCGCGGACCTCGCCGCCGCCCGGACCGCCGCGTATGCGCTGGTGGAGGGCATCGAACTGGCCGGTTCGCACCACCGCACCGACATCGCACTGGCTGCTGCGGAAAGGCGCGTAACGGTCTGA
- a CDS encoding DUF3151 domain-containing protein: MQNLMPQPPATLLPADDEAAAALAAADNDEAYAQVAARFPTNSAAWAALAKRAIDSGQTVAGYAYARTGYHRGLDALRRNGWKGHGPVPWSHEPNRGFLSCLHELARAADAIGEADEAARCAQFLRDSDPVAADALAGA; the protein is encoded by the coding sequence ATGCAGAATCTGATGCCACAGCCGCCGGCCACGCTGCTGCCCGCCGACGACGAGGCGGCGGCCGCGCTCGCCGCCGCCGACAACGACGAGGCGTACGCGCAGGTGGCGGCGCGTTTCCCGACGAACAGCGCGGCGTGGGCGGCGCTTGCCAAGCGGGCGATCGACAGCGGCCAGACCGTTGCTGGGTACGCGTACGCGCGCACCGGCTACCACCGCGGCCTGGACGCGCTGCGCCGCAACGGATGGAAGGGCCACGGCCCGGTGCCGTGGTCGCACGAGCCGAACCGCGGGTTCCTGAGCTGCCTGCACGAGCTGGCCCGGGCCGCCGACGCGATCGGCGAGGCGGACGAGGCGGCCCGCTGCGCCCAGTTCCTCCGGGACAGCGACCCGGTCGCCGCGGACGCGCTCGCCGGCGCCTGA
- a CDS encoding polysaccharide pyruvyl transferase family protein, producing MLDRTGPTVGVLGSYGGLNLGDEAILTSLLDDLRNRRPDARILVFSRHPENTRAKHPNVEVVGWEGISRQATATSLGELDLLILGGGGILYNTEARRYLRVAKAAQERGVPVFTYALGAGPLTEETDCAIVRDVLSEAVEVTVRDEESRLVLEEAGVTRTIHVTADPALLLNPEEFSADMLRAEGIPAGRRLVGMSVREPGKAAEHLDEESYHQLLAQMGDFLVHRLDARLLFVPMERDDIRHSHAVLSHMTAVQDCRVLYGDYRPRQVLGLMRHLDLAVGMRLHFLIFSALSNVPFLPLPYAGKVFDFAQQAGAPALRGVMRESAGPLLAQVDRLWDERPERVADTSERMSVLRARSRETGERLGAVLENIRPRTLIAA from the coding sequence GTGCTCGACAGAACGGGACCCACCGTAGGCGTGCTCGGCTCGTACGGCGGACTGAACCTCGGCGACGAGGCGATCCTCACCAGCCTGCTCGACGATCTGCGCAACCGGCGCCCGGACGCCCGGATCCTGGTCTTCTCCAGGCATCCGGAGAACACGAGGGCGAAACACCCGAACGTCGAGGTGGTCGGCTGGGAGGGGATCAGCCGGCAGGCGACGGCGACCTCACTCGGCGAACTCGACCTGCTGATCCTCGGCGGCGGCGGAATCCTCTACAACACCGAGGCGCGGCGCTACCTGCGAGTGGCCAAGGCGGCCCAGGAGCGCGGCGTGCCGGTCTTCACGTACGCGCTCGGCGCCGGCCCGCTCACCGAGGAGACGGACTGCGCCATCGTGCGTGACGTGCTCTCCGAGGCGGTCGAGGTCACGGTCCGGGACGAGGAGTCCCGGCTGGTCCTCGAGGAGGCCGGCGTCACGCGCACCATCCACGTGACCGCGGATCCGGCGCTGCTGCTGAACCCGGAGGAGTTCAGCGCCGACATGCTGCGCGCGGAGGGCATCCCGGCCGGGCGGCGCCTGGTCGGGATGAGCGTCCGCGAGCCCGGCAAGGCCGCGGAGCACCTGGACGAGGAGTCGTACCATCAGCTGCTCGCGCAGATGGGCGACTTCCTGGTGCATCGGCTGGACGCGCGGCTGCTCTTCGTGCCGATGGAGCGCGACGACATCCGGCACTCGCACGCGGTGCTCTCGCACATGACCGCGGTGCAGGACTGCCGCGTGCTCTACGGCGACTACCGGCCCCGCCAGGTGCTCGGCCTGATGCGGCACCTGGACCTGGCGGTCGGCATGCGCCTGCACTTCCTGATTTTCAGCGCGCTCAGCAACGTGCCGTTCCTGCCGCTGCCGTACGCCGGTAAGGTCTTTGATTTCGCCCAGCAGGCCGGAGCACCGGCCCTCCGCGGCGTCATGCGTGAGTCGGCCGGCCCGCTGCTCGCGCAGGTCGACCGGCTCTGGGACGAACGACCCGAACGGGTGGCCGACACCAGCGAGCGCATGTCCGTGCTGCGCGCCCGGTCTCGGGAGACCGGGGAACGGCTCGGTGCGGTCCTGGAGAACATCCGCCCGCGCACACTGATCGCCGCGTAA
- a CDS encoding adenylosuccinate synthase: MPAIVLLGAQWGDEGKGKVTDLLGERVDYVVRYSGGNNAGHTVITPDGQKYALHLMPSGALSPNAIIVIGNGVVVDPKILLQEIDGLTERGVDVSRLRISGDAHLIMPHHRALDRVVERYLGSSRIGTTGRGIGPAYGDKVARMGIRVQDLLDPGILRKKLELALREKNQILFKVYNRKAMDVDAVVEEYLGYAERLKQYIAETRTILWDALDRGENVLLEGAQATMLDMDHGTYPFVTSSNPTAGGACVGAGIPPTAITKVIAVSKAYTTRVGSGPFPTELFDEFGQHLRKIGHEYGTTTGRERRCGWFDAVVARYASRLNGVTDLVVTKLDVLSGLEKVPICVGYEIDGERVDDMPMTQTDFHHAKPVYEELDGWWEDISQARTEAELPKNARRYIARIEELCNTRVSVVGVGPGRDENVVRHQLI; the protein is encoded by the coding sequence ATGCCAGCGATAGTGCTTCTCGGCGCGCAATGGGGCGACGAGGGCAAGGGCAAGGTTACCGACCTGCTGGGCGAGCGGGTCGACTACGTGGTGCGGTACTCCGGCGGCAACAACGCCGGGCACACCGTGATCACTCCCGACGGCCAGAAGTATGCCCTTCACCTCATGCCGTCCGGCGCGCTGTCGCCGAACGCGATCATCGTGATCGGCAACGGCGTCGTGGTCGACCCCAAGATCCTCCTCCAGGAGATCGACGGCCTGACCGAGCGCGGCGTCGACGTGTCCCGCCTGCGGATCTCCGGTGACGCGCACCTGATCATGCCGCACCACCGCGCGCTGGACCGGGTGGTGGAGCGCTACCTCGGCTCGTCCCGGATCGGCACCACCGGCCGCGGCATCGGCCCGGCCTACGGCGACAAGGTCGCCCGGATGGGCATCCGCGTGCAGGACCTGCTCGACCCGGGCATCCTGCGCAAGAAGCTCGAGCTGGCACTGCGCGAGAAGAACCAGATCCTGTTCAAGGTCTACAACCGCAAGGCGATGGACGTGGACGCGGTGGTCGAGGAGTACCTCGGCTACGCGGAGCGGCTGAAGCAGTACATCGCGGAGACCCGGACGATCCTCTGGGACGCGCTGGACCGCGGCGAGAACGTGCTGCTCGAGGGCGCCCAGGCGACCATGCTGGACATGGACCACGGCACGTACCCGTTCGTCACCTCGTCGAACCCGACCGCGGGCGGCGCGTGCGTGGGCGCGGGCATCCCGCCGACCGCGATCACCAAGGTCATCGCGGTGAGCAAGGCGTACACCACGCGCGTCGGCTCCGGCCCGTTCCCGACCGAGCTGTTCGACGAGTTCGGCCAGCACCTGCGCAAGATCGGCCACGAGTACGGCACCACCACCGGCCGGGAACGGCGCTGCGGCTGGTTCGACGCGGTCGTCGCGCGGTACGCCTCCCGGCTGAACGGTGTCACCGATCTGGTGGTGACCAAGCTGGACGTCCTCTCCGGACTGGAGAAGGTGCCGATCTGCGTCGGCTACGAGATCGACGGCGAGCGGGTCGACGACATGCCGATGACGCAGACCGACTTCCACCACGCCAAGCCGGTCTACGAGGAGCTGGACGGCTGGTGGGAGGACATCTCCCAAGCCCGCACCGAGGCGGAGCTGCCGAAGAACGCGCGGCGGTACATCGCGCGGATCGAGGAGCTGTGCAACACCCGGGTCAGCGTGGTCGGCGTCGGCCCCGGCCGCGACGAGAACGTGGTCCGGCACCAGCTGATCTGA